A single genomic interval of Caretta caretta isolate rCarCar2 chromosome 23, rCarCar1.hap1, whole genome shotgun sequence harbors:
- the TBCB gene encoding tubulin-folding cofactor B, protein MILSGALGAASPATVSVSISSSLNSFRAQKRYGRGLTIAEFKCKLELVVGSPASCMDLELYTSDDKFVMKLDSDEALLGSYPIDDGCRIHVIDRSGARVGEYEDVSRVEKYEMSATDYEKRPDSVRSFLKRSKVGKFNEEEMLKKEAEQEQKLAEEKALAETISVGARCEVQVSGQPNKRGTVMFVGLAEFKPGYWIGIKYDEPLGKNDGSVNGKQYFECQPKYGAFVKPQYVTLGDFPEEDYGLDDEM, encoded by the exons ATGATCCTGTCGGGGGCGCTGGGCGCGGCCTCCCCGGCCACCGTGTCCGTCTCCATCAGCAGCAGCCTCAACTCCTTCCGCGCGCAGAAGCGCTACGGGCGGGGCCTCACCATCGCCGAGTTCAAG TGCAAACTAGAGCTGGTGGTGGGAAGCCCAGCATCATGTATGGACTTGGAGCTCTACACGTCCGATGACAAATTTGTAATGAAACTGGACAGCGATGAGGCCTTACTGGGATCCTACCCCATCGATGACGGCTGTAGGATACAC GTTATTGACAGGAGCGGAGCCAGGGTCGGCGAGTACGAGGATGTGTCGCGGGTAGAGAAATACGAAATGTCTGCCACTGATTACGAGAAGAGGCCAG ACTCTGTGCGCTCCTTCCTGAAGCGCAGTAAGGTGGGGAAGTTTAACGAGGAGGAGATGTTGAAGAAAGAGGCTGAGCAGGAGCAGAAACTAGCAGAAGAGAAGGCTCTGGCGGAGACCATTTCAGTGGGTGCTCGGTGTGAGGTACAGGTCTCAGGCCAGCCCAACAAACGGGGGACAGTCATGTTCGTGG GGCTAGCAGAGTTCAAACCGGGCTACTGGATTGGCATCAAATATGACGAACCCTTAGGGAAAAACGATGGCAG CGTCAATGGAAAGCAGTACTTTGAATGCCAGCCCAAGTACGGCGCGTTCGTGAAGCCTCAGTACGTCACCTTGGGGGACTTCCCAGAAGAGGATTACGGACTGGATGATGAAATGTGA
- the SDHAF1 gene encoding succinate dehydrogenase assembly factor 1, mitochondrial, whose protein sequence is MRMVSCLLQTTAGVGPSHIEVGPCFAVAALPHDLSGSSRYTMARHSKLQKQVLSLYRQFLRAGKEKPGFLPCIQAEFRKNASIPRMDVMHIEYLLRRGQRQLEQVRDGNTKQMGTFVKTKPEQR, encoded by the exons ATGCGGATGGTTTCCTGTCTATTGCAGACCACTGCTGGAGTGGGACCTTCGCATATAGAAGTCGG CCCCTGTTTTGCTGTTGCGGCTCTCCCACATGATCTGAGCGGATCTTCCCGGTACACCATGGCACGGCATAGCAAGCTCCAGAAGCAAGTCTTGAGCTTGTACAGACAGTTCCTACGAGCCGGCAAAGAGAAGCCGGGATTCTTACCTTGCATACAGGCCGAGTTCCGGAAGAACGCCAGCATCCCCCGGATGGATGTTATGCACATTGAGTATCTCCTCCGCCGTggccagaggcagctggagcaggtCAGAGACGGTAACACCAAACAAATGGGAACTTTTGTCAAAACCAAGCCGGAACAGCGGTGA